The Urbifossiella limnaea genome has a window encoding:
- a CDS encoding DUF2934 domain-containing protein codes for MSSRIPPTKVIPDAPPANILIPPQQTFEHADEERIRTRAHELWEAAGRPDGDGVAYWHQAEREVRGG; via the coding sequence ATGTCCAGCCGAATCCCGCCGACGAAGGTCATCCCTGATGCTCCACCCGCGAACATCCTGATCCCGCCGCAACAGACGTTCGAGCACGCCGACGAGGAGCGCATCCGCACCCGCGCCCACGAACTCTGGGAGGCGGCCGGCCGGCCCGATGGGGATGGTGTCGCCTACTGGCATCAGGCCGAGCGCGAGGTCCGGGGCGGTTGA
- a CDS encoding sensor histidine kinase, which yields MGEFWSKLFDPEGFVPRMACGNWTPELVWLHVGSDLAIWVAYLSIPLVLVSLLRRKREVPFSWLFVLFALFILSCGFTHLGDALMFHYPAYRAQGVMKLVTAIVSWATVCALVPAVPQLDELIRRVSGKSSGATNAHAPLAARRGWIWDYVFAAVAGVAAIFMRAALDPLLGTDHAFVLAILAVVYVSWQSGFGPAVATLLISMSGIVYFYVHPRDSFVVQRVSDQVALAAFGFCGVGCAALGHAQRVAHRKARAALADALAREQALGVEMGRRAVAETALGVSEARFRTLADFVPQIVWVTRPDGYHEYYNRRWYDYTGVPFGSTDGEGWNGVFHADDQPRARDRWRQSLATGEPYEIEYRLRRADGAYRWFLGQALPERNSAGAVVRWFGTCTDIDDQKREAEVLERLVADRTAELMQANAALLAEVEERRRVEERESAAARELRRSNAELEQFAYVASHDLQEPLRKIQAFGDLLVTKYGPGLPNEGQGYVTKMKASAGRMSRLIDDLLSYSRVTTHAKPFTRVSLAATVADVVDDLELRAEKVGGRVEVGVLPEVMGDPSQMRQLFQNLIGNALKFHRPGVPPVVRVAAERDGVNWVVTVSDNGIGFEDRHAARIFQVFQRLHGRDEYEGTGVGLAICRKIVDRHGGTITARGRPDGGATFVVTLPAPAPTAPGQ from the coding sequence ATGGGCGAATTCTGGTCGAAGCTCTTCGACCCCGAGGGGTTCGTGCCGCGCATGGCGTGCGGGAACTGGACGCCGGAATTGGTCTGGCTCCACGTCGGGTCGGACCTGGCAATCTGGGTGGCGTACCTCTCGATCCCCCTCGTACTCGTGTCGTTGTTGCGGCGGAAGCGGGAGGTGCCATTCTCGTGGCTGTTCGTGCTGTTCGCCCTGTTCATCCTGAGCTGCGGGTTCACCCACCTCGGCGACGCCCTGATGTTCCACTACCCCGCGTATCGGGCGCAGGGAGTGATGAAACTCGTTACCGCCATCGTTTCGTGGGCAACGGTGTGTGCTCTGGTCCCTGCCGTACCGCAACTCGACGAGCTGATCCGCCGCGTGTCCGGTAAGTCGTCCGGGGCCACGAACGCACACGCGCCGCTGGCCGCCCGACGGGGGTGGATCTGGGATTACGTGTTCGCAGCGGTCGCCGGCGTGGCGGCCATCTTCATGCGGGCCGCCCTCGACCCGCTGCTCGGTACCGATCACGCGTTCGTGCTGGCAATCCTCGCCGTCGTGTACGTGTCGTGGCAGTCCGGCTTCGGCCCCGCCGTCGCAACGCTGCTCATCAGCATGTCCGGCATCGTGTACTTCTACGTCCACCCCCGCGACTCGTTCGTCGTCCAGCGGGTAAGCGACCAGGTGGCTCTGGCTGCGTTCGGGTTCTGCGGCGTCGGGTGTGCAGCCCTCGGCCACGCCCAGCGGGTCGCCCACCGGAAGGCGCGCGCGGCCTTGGCCGACGCCCTGGCCCGTGAGCAGGCGCTCGGCGTGGAGATGGGCCGCCGGGCGGTCGCGGAAACGGCGCTCGGGGTGAGCGAGGCGCGGTTCCGCACGCTCGCCGACTTCGTCCCGCAAATCGTTTGGGTCACCCGCCCGGACGGCTACCACGAGTACTACAACCGCCGCTGGTACGACTACACCGGCGTGCCCTTCGGGTCGACAGACGGCGAGGGCTGGAACGGTGTGTTCCACGCCGACGACCAGCCCCGCGCCCGGGACCGCTGGCGGCAATCCCTCGCCACCGGTGAACCGTACGAGATCGAGTACCGCCTTCGCCGGGCGGACGGCGCCTACCGCTGGTTCCTGGGACAGGCGCTTCCCGAGCGCAACTCGGCCGGCGCCGTCGTCCGTTGGTTCGGCACGTGCACGGACATCGACGACCAGAAGCGCGAGGCCGAAGTGCTCGAACGCCTGGTCGCGGACCGGACGGCCGAGTTGATGCAAGCCAACGCCGCGCTGCTGGCGGAGGTCGAAGAACGCCGGCGGGTCGAGGAACGGGAATCGGCCGCGGCGCGAGAGTTGCGACGGAGTAACGCCGAACTCGAGCAGTTCGCCTACGTGGCGAGCCACGACCTGCAGGAGCCGCTGCGGAAGATCCAAGCCTTCGGCGACCTGCTGGTCACCAAATACGGGCCCGGCCTTCCCAACGAGGGGCAAGGGTATGTCACCAAGATGAAGGCGTCGGCCGGGCGGATGAGCCGGCTCATCGACGATCTGCTGAGCTACAGCCGGGTCACGACTCACGCCAAGCCGTTCACCCGCGTCAGCCTCGCGGCTACCGTCGCCGACGTGGTGGACGACCTGGAACTGCGGGCGGAGAAGGTCGGCGGGCGCGTCGAGGTGGGTGTGCTGCCCGAGGTGATGGGAGACCCGAGCCAGATGCGGCAGTTGTTCCAGAACCTGATCGGCAACGCGCTCAAGTTCCACCGCCCCGGCGTCCCGCCGGTGGTGCGGGTCGCGGCCGAGCGCGACGGCGTGAACTGGGTGGTGACGGTGTCCGACAACGGCATCGGCTTTGAGGACCGGCACGCCGCCCGCATTTTTCAGGTGTTCCAGCGGCTGCACGGGCGCGACGAGTACGAGGGGACCGGCGTCGGGCTGGCGATCTGTAGAAAAATCGTCGACCGCCACGGCGGGACGATCACCGCCCGCGGTCGGCCCGACGGCGGCGCCACGTTCGTGGTCACCCTCCCGGCCCCCGCCCCAACCGCGCCAGGCCAGTAA
- a CDS encoding DUF1328 domain-containing protein, with protein MLRWALMFLVIALVAAVFGFTSVAGTSMFAAKILFFVFLVLFVVSLIAGNRAPRSTV; from the coding sequence ATGCTTCGCTGGGCTCTGATGTTCCTGGTGATCGCGCTCGTCGCCGCCGTGTTCGGCTTCACCAGTGTCGCCGGCACCTCGATGTTTGCCGCGAAGATCCTGTTCTTCGTCTTCCTGGTGCTGTTCGTCGTCTCGCTCATCGCCGGCAACCGGGCGCCAAGGTCAACGGTTTAG
- a CDS encoding carbonic anhydrase, which yields MDFVTRFRLPGDGTPHLPTDAAEALSWLAEGNARYAAEQAGPLAAAGTPKQSPYGVVLGCSDARAPLELVFDAGPNELFVVRVAGNVLGDEALGSIEYALANFRPSLRLLTVLGHTGCGAVAAAVQAYLSPKHSAGVAFSRSVRAVVNHILVAVRSAALSLEQTWGPSVANDPGYSKALAEAAVFLNTAMIAYQLAQELRPEDAGVKVVQGVFDLAEGKVGTIRGGQLRPAPTGPQELVDLGLTLAAAPLVTRHLSPS from the coding sequence ATGGATTTCGTGACCCGCTTCCGCCTGCCGGGTGACGGCACCCCGCACCTGCCGACGGACGCCGCTGAGGCACTGAGTTGGCTCGCCGAGGGGAACGCCCGCTACGCCGCGGAGCAGGCAGGCCCGCTCGCGGCTGCCGGCACGCCGAAGCAGTCTCCCTACGGCGTTGTCCTCGGCTGCTCGGACGCGCGGGCCCCTTTGGAACTCGTGTTCGACGCCGGACCGAACGAGCTGTTCGTGGTGCGCGTGGCCGGGAACGTGCTCGGCGACGAGGCACTCGGCAGCATCGAGTACGCACTCGCCAACTTCCGCCCGTCACTGCGGTTGCTCACGGTCTTGGGTCACACCGGCTGCGGGGCCGTCGCTGCTGCCGTGCAAGCGTACCTGAGCCCGAAGCACTCCGCCGGTGTCGCCTTCAGCCGGTCGGTCAGGGCGGTGGTGAACCACATCCTCGTCGCCGTCCGCAGCGCGGCGCTGTCACTGGAACAGACGTGGGGGCCGTCCGTGGCGAATGACCCCGGGTACTCGAAGGCACTGGCCGAGGCGGCGGTGTTCCTGAACACCGCGATGATCGCCTATCAGTTGGCCCAGGAGCTGCGCCCCGAGGACGCCGGCGTGAAGGTCGTGCAGGGCGTTTTCGACCTCGCCGAGGGGAAGGTAGGAACGATCCGCGGCGGCCAGCTCCGGCCCGCACCGACGGGGCCGCAGGAACTGGTGGACCTGGGCCTGACACTGGCCGCGGCACCGCTGGTGACGCGGCACCTCAGTCCTTCTTGA
- a CDS encoding alpha-amylase family glycosyl hydrolase, with protein sequence MGAIPHAGGVAFRVWAPHAEAVSVVGTFNDFKPGTHPLSRENDEGYWYCDVPGAKVGAEYRFHLKTPAGELSRIDPYAREVTNSVGNGVVYDPRAFDWGDDHFPTPNWNELVIYELHVGTFNDTNPENDTPATFRDVIHRFDHLRRLGINCIQVMPVAEFPGDRSWGYNPAHVFAVESAYGGPNAFKEFVREAHRNGFAVILDVVYNHFGPGDLHLWRFDGWGEGDGGGIYFYQDWRSETPWGHTRPDYGRGEVRQFIRDNALMWLDEFRIDGLRMDMTLYIRSVRADGEPNLPDGWSLIQWINREVSEKFPGKITIAEDLQDNEWMTKKPDEGGAGYSAQWDARFVHPVREAIITPDDANRSMHALRDALELKYNNDAFQRVVYTESHDEVANGKARVPQEIDGGDPTGYWAQKRSTLGAALVFTAPGIPMLFQGQEFLEGEWFRDTVPVDWDKRDEFRGLVRLYRDLIRLRLNRAQQSKGLTGQHIHVSHVHDDMNMLAFRRWADGGPGDDVMIVANFHREPREGYTVGFPAAGTWKLLLNSDWAGYSELFTGYASADVVAEPGEYDGQPAHGTFGIGPYSVLIYGRPTA encoded by the coding sequence ATGGGGGCTATTCCGCACGCGGGCGGCGTCGCCTTCCGGGTGTGGGCGCCGCACGCCGAGGCGGTCAGCGTCGTCGGCACCTTCAACGATTTCAAACCCGGTACCCACCCGCTCAGCCGGGAAAACGACGAGGGGTACTGGTACTGCGACGTGCCCGGGGCGAAGGTCGGGGCCGAGTACCGCTTCCACCTGAAGACGCCGGCCGGGGAACTGTCGCGGATCGACCCGTACGCCCGGGAGGTGACGAACTCCGTCGGCAACGGTGTCGTGTACGACCCGCGGGCGTTCGACTGGGGCGACGACCACTTCCCGACGCCGAACTGGAACGAGCTCGTGATCTACGAGCTGCACGTGGGCACGTTCAACGACACCAACCCGGAGAACGACACGCCGGCTACTTTCCGTGACGTGATCCACCGGTTCGACCACCTCCGCCGGCTCGGCATCAACTGCATCCAGGTGATGCCGGTGGCCGAGTTCCCCGGCGACCGGTCGTGGGGCTACAACCCGGCCCACGTGTTCGCCGTCGAGAGCGCGTACGGCGGGCCGAACGCCTTCAAGGAGTTCGTTCGGGAGGCCCACCGCAACGGGTTTGCGGTGATCCTCGACGTGGTTTACAACCACTTCGGCCCCGGCGACCTGCACCTGTGGCGGTTCGACGGCTGGGGCGAGGGCGACGGCGGCGGCATCTACTTCTACCAGGACTGGCGCTCCGAGACGCCCTGGGGGCACACCCGCCCGGACTACGGCCGCGGTGAGGTGCGGCAGTTCATCCGCGACAACGCCCTGATGTGGCTGGACGAGTTCCGCATCGACGGCCTGCGGATGGACATGACGCTCTACATCCGGAGCGTCCGGGCCGACGGCGAGCCGAATCTGCCCGACGGGTGGAGCCTGATCCAGTGGATCAACCGCGAGGTCAGTGAGAAGTTCCCGGGCAAAATCACCATCGCCGAGGACTTGCAGGACAACGAGTGGATGACGAAGAAGCCCGACGAGGGCGGGGCGGGTTACTCGGCCCAGTGGGACGCCCGGTTTGTTCACCCGGTCCGGGAGGCGATTATCACCCCGGACGACGCCAACCGCAGCATGCACGCGCTGCGGGACGCGCTGGAGCTCAAGTACAACAACGACGCCTTCCAGCGCGTCGTTTACACCGAGAGCCACGACGAGGTCGCCAACGGCAAGGCCCGCGTGCCCCAGGAAATCGACGGCGGCGACCCGACGGGGTACTGGGCACAGAAGCGTTCGACGCTGGGCGCGGCACTCGTCTTCACGGCGCCCGGCATCCCGATGCTGTTCCAGGGGCAGGAGTTCCTCGAAGGGGAGTGGTTCCGCGACACCGTGCCGGTGGACTGGGACAAGCGCGACGAGTTCCGCGGGCTGGTCCGCCTGTACCGCGACCTGATCCGCCTGCGCCTCAACCGCGCGCAACAAAGCAAGGGGCTGACCGGCCAGCACATCCACGTCTCGCACGTCCACGACGACATGAACATGCTCGCCTTCCGCCGCTGGGCCGACGGGGGCCCCGGCGACGACGTCATGATCGTCGCCAACTTCCACCGCGAGCCGCGGGAGGGGTACACGGTCGGCTTCCCCGCGGCGGGCACGTGGAAGCTGCTGCTAAACTCCGACTGGGCCGGCTACAGCGAACTGTTCACCGGCTACGCCAGCGCCGACGTGGTGGCCGAGCCGGGCGAGTACGACGGGCAGCCGGCGCACGGCACGTTCGGCATCGGGCCGTATTCCGTCCTGATCTACGGCCGCCCGACGGCGTGA
- a CDS encoding sigma-54-dependent transcriptional regulator, giving the protein MPSPAAASDAASPDESPQVQQRVLVVEDLPDNRESLKTLLKLALKLEVDTAEDGAKALALLAERPYSLVITDLQMPRMDGMKLIQKIQDDGIPSTVIVTTGHGSVPDAVEAMRMGVYDFLLKTDEPQRLIRMAQRALKERRLQDEVAALREQLHGGHTFLNVLSKSPKMHDVFELISQIADTTATVMIIGETGTGKEQVARAIHDSSAETRSGPFVPVNCAAFNENLLESELFGHEKGSFTGADKKRVGRFEQAHGGTLFLDEIGDVPMSMQVKLLRVLQERRFERVGGGEPIEIDVRVVAATHRNMDDLIREGKFREDLYFRLNVVRIDLPPLRDRPEDVEVLVNHFIRKFARPGRAVPTVDPEALEALKKAPWPGNIRQLENAVERACVTCKDGVIRVHNLPRDIAGRVEAKNPFQVDLSRPLPDQLAEITAAFEERYLRKALRKTRGHVGKCATITGLSRRSITDKIAQYKIEKSDFKKD; this is encoded by the coding sequence ATGCCCAGTCCCGCCGCCGCGTCGGACGCCGCCTCCCCGGACGAGTCACCCCAGGTCCAGCAGCGCGTCCTCGTCGTCGAAGACCTGCCCGACAACCGCGAATCGCTGAAGACGCTGCTCAAGCTAGCGCTCAAGCTCGAAGTGGACACTGCCGAGGACGGGGCCAAGGCGCTGGCGCTGCTGGCCGAGCGGCCGTACAGCCTGGTCATCACCGACCTGCAGATGCCGCGGATGGACGGCATGAAGCTCATCCAGAAGATCCAGGACGACGGCATCCCATCGACAGTGATCGTGACGACGGGCCACGGGTCGGTGCCGGACGCCGTCGAGGCGATGCGAATGGGGGTGTACGACTTCCTCCTGAAGACCGACGAGCCGCAGCGGCTCATCCGCATGGCTCAGCGAGCGCTCAAGGAGCGCCGCCTCCAGGACGAGGTGGCCGCCCTCCGCGAGCAGTTGCACGGCGGCCACACCTTTCTCAACGTGCTGAGCAAGAGCCCGAAGATGCACGACGTCTTCGAACTCATCTCGCAGATCGCCGACACCACCGCGACCGTGATGATCATCGGCGAGACCGGCACCGGGAAGGAGCAGGTGGCGCGGGCCATCCACGACTCCTCCGCCGAGACTCGCTCCGGGCCGTTCGTGCCGGTGAACTGTGCTGCGTTCAACGAGAACCTGCTCGAGAGCGAGTTGTTCGGCCACGAGAAGGGGTCGTTCACCGGGGCCGACAAGAAGCGCGTCGGCCGGTTCGAGCAGGCCCACGGCGGCACTCTCTTTCTCGACGAGATCGGCGACGTGCCGATGAGCATGCAGGTGAAGTTGCTGCGCGTGCTACAAGAGCGGCGGTTCGAGCGCGTCGGCGGGGGGGAGCCGATCGAGATCGACGTGCGGGTCGTGGCCGCGACGCACCGGAACATGGACGACCTGATCCGCGAGGGAAAGTTCCGCGAAGACCTGTACTTCCGGCTGAACGTGGTGCGGATCGACCTACCACCACTGCGCGACCGGCCGGAGGACGTGGAGGTGCTGGTCAACCACTTCATCCGCAAATTCGCCCGACCCGGGCGGGCGGTGCCGACGGTGGACCCGGAGGCGCTGGAGGCGCTGAAGAAGGCGCCGTGGCCGGGGAACATCCGACAGTTGGAGAACGCCGTCGAGCGGGCGTGCGTGACGTGCAAGGACGGCGTGATCCGCGTTCACAACCTGCCGCGCGACATCGCCGGGCGCGTCGAGGCAAAGAACCCGTTCCAGGTCGACCTGTCCCGCCCGCTCCCGGATCAGCTGGCCGAGATCACGGCCGCGTTCGAGGAACGTTACCTGCGGAAGGCGCTGCGGAAGACGCGCGGCCACGTCGGCAAGTGCGCCACCATCACGGGCCTGTCGCGGCGGAGCATCACGGACAAGATCGCACAGTACAAGATCGAGAAGAGCGACTTCAAGAAGGACTGA
- a CDS encoding YihY/virulence factor BrkB family protein, with product MKLTETGRLIKQTLAEFLADKAMTLGAALAFYTALSIAPMLLLVTVIAGAAFGEQATRGEIANQLNDLIGEEGAKAVQAMLASTQTPGGGIVSTVVGIVALFFGATGVFTSLQDALNTVWNVKPEDSRTGILGLVRDRVASFTMICGMAFLLLVSLVFSAFLTALGGLVNRWMPYGDAWMGAANLVAGFLVTTLMFGMIYKYLPHARPDWSDVGVGAVVTALLFTVGKYLIGLYLGTASIGSTYGAAGSFVVLLVWIYYSSLIVLFGAELTQVYATKFGSGLTPAGRHRLAGRPDPVPT from the coding sequence ATGAAACTCACCGAGACCGGCCGGCTCATCAAGCAGACGCTGGCCGAGTTCCTGGCCGACAAGGCTATGACACTCGGCGCCGCGCTGGCGTTCTACACGGCACTGTCCATCGCCCCGATGCTTCTCCTCGTGACGGTGATCGCGGGGGCGGCGTTTGGCGAGCAGGCGACCCGCGGCGAGATCGCCAACCAGTTGAACGACCTGATCGGCGAAGAAGGCGCGAAGGCGGTCCAGGCGATGCTGGCGTCGACCCAAACGCCCGGCGGCGGCATCGTGTCTACGGTCGTCGGCATCGTCGCGCTGTTCTTCGGGGCCACCGGCGTTTTCACGTCCCTCCAGGACGCCCTCAACACCGTGTGGAACGTGAAGCCTGAGGACTCCAGGACCGGCATTCTCGGCCTCGTCCGCGACCGGGTTGCGTCGTTCACGATGATCTGCGGGATGGCGTTCTTGCTGCTCGTCTCGCTGGTGTTCAGCGCGTTCCTGACCGCCCTCGGCGGCCTCGTCAACCGGTGGATGCCGTACGGCGACGCGTGGATGGGTGCCGCCAACCTGGTGGCCGGCTTCCTGGTCACCACGCTGATGTTCGGCATGATCTACAAGTACCTGCCGCACGCCCGCCCGGACTGGTCCGATGTGGGCGTCGGGGCCGTGGTCACGGCCCTGCTGTTCACCGTGGGGAAATACCTCATCGGCCTCTACCTCGGTACCGCGTCGATCGGCTCCACGTACGGCGCGGCCGGGTCGTTCGTCGTGCTGCTGGTGTGGATTTACTACTCGTCGCTGATCGTGCTCTTCGGCGCAGAACTCACGCAAGTTTACGCGACGAAGTTCGGGTCCGGACTGACCCCCGCCGGCCGCCACCGCCTCGCCGGTCGGCCCGACCCCGTGCCTACCTGA
- a CDS encoding phage holin family protein — MTAPEVTTPTPAPATPQGTVTELVSGIIGDMQKLARQQLEMLKAEIREDMSRTKRAMVYGGVSVALLTIGGMALMFSLVYILRDAGHLPEWGAWMLFAGLCTAGGVALGFFARNLFESFNPLPDKTFNALQENLTWQTQPQA, encoded by the coding sequence ATGACCGCCCCCGAAGTCACTACCCCCACCCCCGCGCCCGCCACCCCTCAAGGGACGGTCACGGAGTTGGTGTCGGGGATCATCGGCGACATGCAGAAACTCGCCCGTCAGCAGCTCGAAATGCTCAAGGCCGAAATCCGGGAGGACATGAGCCGCACCAAACGGGCGATGGTGTACGGCGGGGTGAGCGTCGCGCTACTGACCATCGGCGGCATGGCGCTGATGTTCAGCCTCGTCTACATCCTGCGCGACGCCGGACACCTCCCAGAGTGGGGCGCCTGGATGCTCTTCGCCGGGCTCTGCACCGCCGGCGGCGTCGCGCTCGGCTTCTTCGCGCGGAACCTGTTTGAGAGTTTCAACCCGCTCCCGGACAAGACCTTCAACGCCCTCCAGGAGAATCTAACGTGGCAGACGCAACCCCAGGCGTGA
- a CDS encoding DUF3618 domain-containing protein, translating to MADATPGVTGADADPDRIEREMEQTRESITAKVSALETQVLGTIQTATTTISDTVQAVKETVTTAPTAMKETVQEAVAAAKESVKETLVSVKEAVASINLGECVGNHPGAALGVSAAAGFVTGYVLFGEKDSRPLTNRGFRGPAPEGRPDTASHDFTPFGHGAASRTVPSRPGIFAGLWAMVGSEVEQLARQALTTALASLKQSVNEQVPRLVDGAVQNVASRVSGNNGVTRPGYAPTVSSV from the coding sequence GTGGCAGACGCAACCCCAGGCGTGACCGGCGCCGACGCGGATCCGGACCGGATCGAGCGGGAGATGGAGCAGACCCGCGAGTCGATCACCGCCAAGGTGTCGGCCCTCGAAACGCAGGTGCTCGGCACCATTCAGACTGCCACGACCACCATTTCCGACACCGTCCAGGCGGTGAAGGAGACGGTGACGACGGCCCCGACGGCGATGAAGGAGACGGTCCAGGAAGCGGTCGCCGCCGCAAAGGAGTCGGTGAAAGAGACGCTCGTATCGGTGAAGGAGGCGGTGGCGTCGATCAACCTGGGCGAGTGCGTCGGCAACCATCCTGGTGCGGCGCTGGGTGTCAGCGCTGCCGCGGGCTTCGTGACGGGTTACGTGCTGTTCGGCGAGAAGGACTCCCGGCCACTGACGAACCGCGGCTTTCGCGGGCCCGCGCCCGAGGGTCGTCCCGACACAGCGTCGCACGACTTCACGCCGTTCGGGCACGGAGCCGCGTCCCGCACGGTGCCGTCCCGGCCGGGGATCTTCGCCGGCCTGTGGGCGATGGTCGGCAGCGAGGTGGAGCAACTCGCACGGCAGGCGCTGACGACGGCCCTGGCGTCGCTCAAGCAGAGCGTCAACGAGCAGGTGCCGCGGCTGGTTGACGGCGCGGTTCAGAACGTCGCCAGCCGGGTGTCCGGGAACAACGGCGTGACCCGCCCGGGTTACGCGCCGACCGTCTCCAGCGTATAG